A genomic segment from Polyangium mundeleinium encodes:
- a CDS encoding phosphoribosyltransferase — protein MMWKDREEAGELLGQHIRGIGGLEGAVVLGIPRGGVVVAAPVAEALGGELGVIVARKLRAPHQPELAIGAVASDGSVWVEPRALRVLGVDPEYLEAERMYQSEEARRREALFGVHRPALAGRPVVVVDDGIATGATAMAALRAARAAGATTVVLAAPVASPERADMLRGEADLVVCLIEDPNLYAVGQYYEDFRAIEDDEVMSLLESHGKKPSTERRTSTRGMARRPSGA, from the coding sequence ATGATGTGGAAGGACCGGGAAGAGGCGGGCGAGCTGCTCGGGCAGCACATCCGGGGCATCGGCGGGCTCGAAGGCGCGGTGGTGCTCGGCATTCCGCGCGGCGGCGTGGTCGTCGCGGCGCCCGTGGCCGAGGCGCTCGGGGGCGAGCTCGGCGTGATCGTGGCGCGCAAGCTCCGCGCGCCGCACCAGCCCGAGCTCGCGATTGGCGCGGTCGCCTCCGACGGTTCGGTCTGGGTGGAGCCGCGCGCGCTCCGGGTGCTCGGCGTGGACCCGGAGTACCTCGAAGCCGAGCGAATGTATCAATCGGAAGAGGCGCGGCGGCGGGAGGCGCTCTTCGGCGTGCACCGGCCCGCGCTCGCCGGGCGGCCGGTCGTCGTGGTGGACGACGGCATCGCGACGGGCGCGACGGCGATGGCGGCGCTCCGGGCGGCGCGGGCCGCGGGGGCGACGACGGTCGTGCTGGCGGCGCCGGTGGCCTCGCCGGAGCGGGCCGACATGCTGCGCGGCGAGGCGGATCTCGTGGTTTGCCTGATCGAGGATCCGAACCTTTATGCGGTGGGCCAGTATTACGAAGATTTCCGCGCCATCGAGGACGACGAGGTCATGAGCCTGCTCGAGAGCCACGGCAAGAAGCCCTCGACGGAGAGGCGGACGTCGACGCGCGGCATGGCGCGCCGGCCGAGCGGCGCGTGA
- the pdxH gene encoding pyridoxamine 5'-phosphate oxidase, which yields MSHPASDPIAAFREAFARAEEHEDHDPTAMTLATIDENGRPSARMVLLKGVDERGFSFYTNLESRKGRALAKNPYAALCIHWPKAAEQIRVEGRVELVSTEEADAYFASRVRGSQIGAWASDQSRPLPSREELETRVAELSTRFEGGPVPRPPHWSGYRVVPDRIEFWFGKDSRLHDRFAYVREGEGWRCERLQP from the coding sequence ATGAGCCATCCCGCATCGGACCCCATTGCCGCGTTCCGCGAGGCGTTCGCCCGCGCGGAGGAACACGAGGACCACGACCCCACGGCCATGACCCTCGCCACCATCGACGAGAACGGCCGTCCCTCGGCGCGCATGGTGCTCCTCAAGGGCGTGGACGAGCGCGGCTTTTCTTTTTATACGAACCTGGAGAGCCGCAAAGGTCGAGCGCTCGCGAAAAACCCTTACGCCGCGCTCTGCATTCACTGGCCCAAGGCCGCCGAGCAGATCCGCGTCGAGGGCCGCGTCGAGCTCGTCTCGACCGAGGAAGCGGACGCCTACTTCGCCTCGCGCGTACGCGGCAGCCAGATCGGCGCCTGGGCCTCGGATCAGAGCCGCCCGCTCCCCTCCCGCGAGGAGCTCGAAACGCGCGTCGCCGAGCTAAGCACGCGCTTCGAGGGCGGCCCCGTCCCGCGGCCACCGCACTGGAGCGGGTATCGCGTGGTCCCCGACCGGATCGAATTCTGGTTTGGCAAGGACAGCCGCCTGCACGACCGCTTCGCCTACGTCCGCGAAGGCGAGGGGTGGCGCTGCGAGCGCCTCCAACCCTGA